Proteins from a genomic interval of Caulobacter sp. SL161:
- a CDS encoding DUF4139 domain-containing protein, with protein sequence MNRRMLLASAALLLAPLTAQAQGRDVSVTIYNSNLALVEDARSLDLKAGRQKLEFKDVSAAIRPETVSLSAPGVTILEQNFDYDLLTPDKLMEKAVGQQVKIVRTNPGDGKETTEVATVLAANEGVVLKIGDRIEVLRDDGVPTRVIFDKVPETLRARPTLSVSVEAAGAGARQAKLSYLTSGLSWKADYVALFDEAKSTMDLQGWITLSNNSGTPFENARTQLVAGDVNQLNDGGYRSSRSPGMISAGTESGVGERVADYYVYPLPERTTIASNQNKQVGFLSAQGVTAKKVYEVREGWFTSQAEPTKAVVAIQFSNARLAGLGSQLPMGTMRVYMRDAAGDPKFVGENAIGHTPAGSELSIKTGEAFDVSSQATLVAESRVSKRLTRYEMKYLLRNAKDQPVTVELRQGGLGRDSTVKAESLKGRRIDAGTLGWSVPVPANGETVLTFTVETGW encoded by the coding sequence ATGAACCGCCGCATGCTGCTGGCCTCGGCCGCGCTGCTACTCGCCCCGCTCACGGCCCAGGCGCAGGGCCGCGACGTCTCGGTCACCATCTACAATTCAAACCTCGCCCTGGTGGAGGACGCCCGCTCGCTGGACCTGAAGGCCGGGCGGCAGAAGCTGGAGTTCAAGGACGTCTCCGCCGCGATCCGGCCCGAGACGGTCAGCCTGTCGGCGCCCGGGGTGACGATCCTGGAGCAGAACTTCGACTATGATCTGCTGACGCCCGACAAGCTGATGGAAAAGGCGGTCGGCCAGCAGGTGAAGATCGTCCGCACCAATCCCGGCGACGGCAAGGAGACCACCGAGGTCGCCACCGTCCTGGCCGCCAACGAAGGCGTGGTGCTGAAGATCGGCGACCGCATCGAGGTTCTGCGCGACGACGGCGTTCCTACCCGCGTGATCTTCGACAAGGTGCCCGAGACGCTGCGCGCTCGCCCGACCCTGTCGGTGAGCGTCGAGGCCGCCGGCGCCGGGGCCCGGCAGGCCAAGCTCAGCTACCTGACCTCGGGCCTGTCGTGGAAGGCCGACTATGTCGCCCTGTTCGACGAGGCCAAGAGCACGATGGACCTGCAGGGCTGGATCACCCTGTCGAACAATTCCGGCACGCCGTTCGAGAACGCGCGGACCCAACTGGTGGCGGGCGACGTCAACCAGCTGAACGACGGCGGCTATCGTTCGAGCCGGTCGCCCGGCATGATCAGCGCCGGAACCGAAAGCGGCGTCGGCGAGCGCGTGGCCGACTACTACGTCTATCCCCTGCCCGAGCGCACCACGATCGCCTCCAACCAGAACAAGCAGGTCGGCTTCCTGTCGGCCCAGGGCGTCACCGCCAAGAAGGTCTATGAGGTCCGCGAGGGCTGGTTCACCAGCCAGGCCGAGCCCACCAAGGCCGTGGTCGCCATCCAGTTCAGCAACGCTCGCCTCGCGGGCCTGGGCAGCCAGCTGCCGATGGGCACGATGCGGGTCTATATGCGCGACGCCGCCGGCGATCCGAAGTTCGTCGGCGAAAACGCGATCGGCCACACCCCCGCCGGATCGGAGCTCTCCATCAAGACCGGCGAGGCCTTCGACGTCTCCAGCCAGGCGACCTTGGTGGCGGAGTCCCGCGTCTCCAAGCGCCTGACCCGCTACGAGATGAAGTACCTGCTGCGCAACGCCAAGGACCAGCCGGTGACGGTGGAGCTGCGTCAAGGAGGCCTTGGGCGTGACAGCACCGTCAAGGCCGAGAGCCTGAAGGGCCGCCGCATCGACGCCGGGACCCTGGGCTGGAGCGTCCCCGTGCCCGCCAATGGTGAAACCGTGCTGACCTTCACGGTCGAGACGGGGTGGTGA